One window from the genome of Dioscorea cayenensis subsp. rotundata cultivar TDr96_F1 chromosome 3, TDr96_F1_v2_PseudoChromosome.rev07_lg8_w22 25.fasta, whole genome shotgun sequence encodes:
- the LOC120282366 gene encoding proteasome subunit beta type-3 yields MSIFEYNGSAVVAMVGKNCFAIASDRRLGVNLQTIATDFQRIYKIHEKLYIGLSGLATDAQTLYQRLVFRHKLYQLREERDMRPETFASLVSAILYEKRFGPYFCQPVIAGLGDDNKPFICTMDCIGAKELAKDFVVSGTASESLYGACESMFKPDLEPDELFEVVSQALLASVDRDCLSGWGGHVLIVTPTEVLERTLKGRMD; encoded by the exons ATGTCT ATCTTTGAGTATAATGGAAGTGCTGTGGTGGCGATGGTGGGCAAGAACTGCTTCGCGATCGCCAGCGATCGGAGGCTTGGAGTCAACCTCCAGACCATTGCCACCGATTTTCAGAGGATCTACAAGATCCATGAAAAGCTCTATATTGGTCTTTCTGGCCTCGCTACTGATGCCCAGACCTT GTACCAGCGGCTTGTTTTCCGGCACAAGCTGTACCAGCTGCGGGAGGAGAGGGACATGAGGCCTGAGACCTTTGCCAGCCTTGTATCTGCCATTCTCTATGAGAAAAG ATTTGGGCCATACTTCTGCCAGCCTGTAATTGCTGGACTAGGAGATGATAATAAGCCGTTTATCTGCACTATGGACTGCATTGGCGCCAA GGAACTTGCTAAAGACTTTGTTGTTTCTGGTACTGCATCAGAGTCTTTATATGGTGCTTGCGAGTCTATGTTCAAGCCTGACTTG GAACCTGATGAATTATTTGAGGTTGTATCACAAGCACTTCTTGCATCCGTGGATCGTGATTGTTTGAGTGGTTGGGGAGGTCATGTCCTCATTGT GACACCAACTGAAGTTCTGGAGAGGACATTAAAAGGAAGGATGGATTGA